One window of the Rufibacter radiotolerans genome contains the following:
- the glgP gene encoding alpha-glucan family phosphorylase: MGNYSKWYHPYTINEKYSERVAYFSMEYAIHQALKTYSGGLGYLAGSHMRSAFDLRQNLIGIGVLWKYGYYDQVRNDDTSMRVQFQKKYYTFLEDTGITVQVNIHNNPVWVKALVLPAETFGTAPMYFLTTDIPENDYLSRTITHRLYDPELPARIAQSIVLGIGGAKVVEALGGAAVFHMNEAHALPLVFHLYDKYRDLQEVKKRFVFTTHTPEKAGNEEQEVKLLNQMSFFGTLPVEEACELIGCHDGVLNYTLTALRMAKVANGVSKLHGEVARDMWYGYDGVCEIKSITNAQNVAYWQNPALKLAMEAKDKERMLELKAQMKKPLFEVVADQTGKLFKPEVLTIVWARRFAGYKRADLLLFDLHRFFELINREGQAVQVIWAGKPYPFDFGAINLFNKIIEISRHKSNVAVLTGYELDLSAKLKQGADVWLNTPRRPREASGTSGMTAAMNGAINFSVQDGWLPEFGKHGHNSFLFPIVDTNLPDLEQDQTDYTNMMHILENEVIPTYYLDQDKWVEMMENSMKEVNAYFGSERMADEYYRIMYQEMAAATYPVKPEVAATQVS; this comes from the coding sequence ATGGGAAATTATAGCAAGTGGTATCATCCGTATACCATCAATGAGAAATATAGTGAGCGTGTGGCGTATTTCAGCATGGAATATGCTATTCACCAGGCGCTTAAGACCTATTCCGGGGGGCTTGGGTACCTGGCGGGCTCCCATATGCGCAGCGCCTTTGACCTCAGGCAGAACCTGATTGGCATTGGGGTGCTCTGGAAATACGGATACTATGACCAGGTGCGCAACGATGATACCTCCATGCGGGTGCAGTTCCAGAAAAAGTATTACACCTTTCTGGAAGACACCGGCATAACGGTGCAGGTCAACATTCATAATAACCCGGTGTGGGTAAAGGCCCTGGTGCTGCCCGCCGAAACCTTCGGGACGGCTCCTATGTACTTCCTGACCACCGATATCCCGGAGAACGACTACCTGAGCCGCACCATTACCCATAGGCTCTATGACCCTGAGTTGCCGGCCCGTATTGCCCAGAGCATTGTGCTGGGGATAGGGGGCGCCAAGGTGGTGGAGGCCCTGGGCGGCGCGGCCGTTTTCCATATGAATGAGGCGCACGCCCTTCCGCTGGTGTTCCATCTGTATGACAAGTACCGTGACCTGCAGGAAGTGAAGAAGCGGTTTGTCTTTACTACCCACACCCCAGAAAAGGCCGGCAATGAGGAGCAGGAGGTGAAACTATTGAACCAGATGTCTTTCTTCGGGACCCTGCCGGTAGAAGAGGCCTGTGAACTGATTGGCTGCCATGACGGGGTACTCAACTACACGCTTACCGCGCTTAGAATGGCTAAGGTGGCCAACGGCGTTTCTAAACTGCACGGCGAGGTGGCCCGTGACATGTGGTATGGCTATGACGGCGTCTGCGAGATAAAGTCCATCACCAATGCCCAGAACGTGGCCTACTGGCAGAACCCCGCCCTGAAGCTGGCCATGGAAGCCAAAGACAAGGAGCGGATGCTGGAACTGAAGGCCCAGATGAAGAAACCGCTTTTTGAGGTGGTCGCTGACCAGACCGGTAAACTTTTCAAACCCGAGGTGCTCACCATTGTCTGGGCCCGCCGTTTTGCCGGCTATAAACGCGCTGACCTGCTGTTGTTTGACCTGCACCGTTTCTTTGAGCTGATTAACCGCGAAGGCCAGGCCGTGCAGGTGATCTGGGCCGGGAAACCGTACCCCTTTGACTTCGGCGCCATTAACCTGTTCAATAAGATCATTGAGATTTCCCGGCACAAAAGTAACGTGGCGGTGCTCACAGGGTATGAACTGGACCTGTCTGCCAAACTGAAGCAAGGCGCTGATGTGTGGCTGAATACCCCGCGCCGGCCGCGCGAAGCCTCCGGAACCAGCGGCATGACGGCCGCCATGAACGGGGCTATCAACTTTTCGGTGCAGGACGGCTGGCTCCCTGAGTTTGGCAAGCATGGGCACAACAGTTTCCTTTTCCCTATTGTAGACACCAACTTGCCAGACCTTGAGCAGGACCAGACCGACTACACCAACATGATGCATATTCTGGAGAATGAGGTCATTCCTACCTACTACCTGGACCAGGACAAGTGGGTGGAAATGATGGAGAACAGCATGAAGGAGGTGAACGCCTATTTCGGGTCTGAACGCATGGCAGATGAGTACTACCGCATCATGTACCAGGAAATGGCGGCAGCTACCTATCCGGTAAAACCTGAAGTGGCTGCCACCCAGGTAAGCTAA
- a CDS encoding phosphoheptose isomerase: MQENQQKKALFQEIEEELTNKGFQVASQDQTRPWGGFFVIDESQAQQFADTYFDGISVEDLKISGKLSPKILVVAPEKRLSWQYHHRRAEIWKVVKGKVGVVTSPSDEEGDLQRLEPGALITLKQSERHRLVGLDGWGVLAEIWQHTDAANPSNEEDIVRVQDDFGR, encoded by the coding sequence ATGCAAGAAAACCAGCAGAAAAAAGCCCTGTTTCAGGAAATAGAAGAAGAATTGACAAATAAAGGCTTTCAGGTAGCCAGCCAGGACCAAACCCGGCCCTGGGGTGGCTTTTTTGTGATAGACGAAAGCCAGGCCCAGCAGTTTGCCGATACCTATTTTGACGGCATCTCGGTGGAAGACCTGAAGATATCCGGGAAATTGAGCCCCAAGATTCTGGTAGTGGCCCCGGAGAAACGGCTTTCGTGGCAGTACCATCACCGCCGCGCTGAAATCTGGAAAGTAGTGAAGGGCAAGGTAGGCGTTGTGACCAGCCCCTCAGATGAGGAAGGTGATTTGCAACGCCTGGAACCTGGTGCGCTCATCACGTTAAAACAGTCTGAGCGCCACCGCCTGGTGGGCCTGGACGGCTGGGGCGTGCTGGCGGAGATCTGGCAACACACAGACGCGGCCAACCCGTCTAACGAAGAGGACATTGTGCGCGTGCAGGATGACTTTGGCCGGTAA
- a CDS encoding tetratricopeptide repeat protein, with protein MKTLFSLLILFTLALGQVSAQAIASLSKRAIESFHDGDYKQAIQDYTKVLEVNPKDYLAYQLRGEAKSNLGEDKAAILDFDAALQLNPALASAYTLRGNSKAYIGNDKGAIEDYDLALKYNPKDIILYFYRATSKFNLKDYKGTIEDYSAFLAYSDQWYSVSELSDALINRGLAKEKLSDQAGACDDWEKALVLGGYDALAFLKKKCGK; from the coding sequence ATGAAAACCCTTTTCTCTCTACTTATCCTTTTTACTTTAGCCTTGGGTCAGGTCTCGGCGCAGGCCATAGCTTCTCTTTCTAAAAGAGCCATTGAAAGTTTTCATGACGGGGATTACAAGCAAGCCATTCAGGATTATACCAAAGTACTGGAAGTGAACCCCAAAGACTATTTGGCCTACCAGTTACGGGGCGAGGCAAAATCTAACCTGGGCGAGGACAAAGCGGCAATTCTGGACTTTGATGCGGCCTTACAGTTGAATCCTGCCCTTGCCTCAGCGTACACCCTGCGCGGAAATTCCAAAGCCTACATTGGCAATGACAAAGGCGCCATAGAAGATTATGACCTGGCCCTGAAATACAACCCTAAAGACATTATCCTGTACTTTTACCGGGCCACCTCTAAATTTAATCTAAAGGATTACAAAGGCACCATTGAAGATTATTCAGCTTTCCTGGCCTACAGTGACCAGTGGTATAGTGTCTCTGAACTCTCAGACGCCCTTATCAATCGCGGGCTGGCCAAGGAAAAGCTCTCAGACCAGGCAGGCGCATGCGACGATTGGGAAAAGGCCCTGGTACTAGGCGGCTATGATGCCCTTGCTTTCCTGAAGAAAAAGTGCGGCAAGTAA
- a CDS encoding site-2 protease family protein translates to MKPRHLLHALLFLVTLVTTTLAGAEWRLGKSYFFDQHGFTWAGSLSWEEILQGLPFSLAFLGVLTVHEFGHYFTARYYKVRVTLPYYIPMWLGFTSSIGTMGAFIRIKERIFSRKEFFDIGIAGPFAGFAVALPLLWYGFTHLPPPEYIYQIHPEYQLLGSRYAEFVYQGNGDLSLGRNLLFWIFEQLVADPALLPNRYEIIHYPYLFAGFLALFFTALNLLPIGQLDGGHILYGMMGYERFNRLSPMLFTLFIFYAGLGLIPLDTDLLEYWWLWGGYALYLLIVFKPMFPEVRRSVLIAAGVFSAQIAVQLWWPGVTGYHGWLVFGLVLARAMGIFHPHCPDERPLSKGRIFMGWLALLVFVLCFSPQPFVID, encoded by the coding sequence ATGAAGCCTAGGCACTTGTTGCACGCGCTGCTTTTTCTGGTCACGCTGGTCACTACCACGCTGGCCGGGGCAGAGTGGCGCCTGGGGAAATCGTACTTCTTTGACCAGCATGGGTTCACATGGGCAGGCTCGCTTTCCTGGGAAGAGATTCTGCAGGGGCTGCCTTTCTCGCTGGCTTTTCTGGGGGTGCTCACGGTGCATGAGTTCGGGCATTATTTCACGGCCCGCTATTACAAGGTAAGGGTCACGCTGCCGTACTACATACCCATGTGGCTGGGGTTTACGTCCAGCATAGGTACCATGGGCGCGTTTATCAGGATCAAGGAGCGCATCTTCTCCCGCAAGGAGTTCTTTGATATAGGTATAGCCGGGCCCTTTGCCGGGTTTGCTGTGGCGTTGCCGCTGCTGTGGTACGGCTTCACCCATTTGCCGCCCCCGGAGTACATTTACCAGATTCACCCCGAATACCAATTGCTGGGCAGCCGCTACGCGGAGTTTGTGTACCAGGGGAACGGGGACCTTTCCTTGGGCCGCAACCTGCTCTTCTGGATCTTTGAGCAATTAGTCGCCGACCCGGCCCTGTTGCCCAACCGCTACGAGATCATCCATTACCCCTACCTGTTTGCGGGGTTTCTGGCGCTCTTCTTCACCGCCCTTAACCTCCTACCCATTGGGCAGCTGGACGGGGGGCACATTCTGTACGGTATGATGGGCTACGAGCGCTTTAACCGGCTGTCACCCATGCTCTTCACGCTGTTTATTTTCTACGCAGGCCTGGGGTTAATCCCTTTAGACACCGACTTGCTGGAATATTGGTGGCTGTGGGGCGGCTACGCACTGTACCTGCTCATTGTCTTCAAGCCTATGTTCCCTGAGGTGCGGCGCAGTGTATTGATAGCGGCCGGGGTGTTCAGTGCGCAGATAGCGGTGCAGTTGTGGTGGCCCGGGGTGACCGGTTACCACGGGTGGCTGGTATTTGGCCTGGTGCTGGCGCGGGCCATGGGTATTTTCCATCCGCATTGCCCAGATGAGCGCCCGCTCAGTAAAGGCCGTATTTTCATGGGCTGGCTGGCCCTGCTGGTCTTTGTGCTGTGCTTCAGCCCACAGCCTTTTGTGATTGATTGA
- a CDS encoding HAD family hydrolase produces the protein MNFSSIKNIIFDLGGVIINIDYAKSTDALRTFAPVDTSVDFSQKAQSELFDLYERGDISSEDFREGLRKDFGITATDAQIDEAWNAMLLDIPAERIELLRALSKHYRLFLLSNTNAIHMLAFNEIVATSFHIPSLDSLFEKAYYSHLVGKRKPDSAVFEHILEENGLNREETLFIDDSIQHIVGAREVGLQTLHLAPPLTINQALKEALPANEA, from the coding sequence GTGAATTTTTCTTCCATTAAGAATATCATCTTTGATTTAGGCGGCGTGATCATCAACATAGACTACGCCAAAAGTACAGACGCCCTCCGCACCTTCGCACCGGTAGACACGTCCGTTGATTTCAGCCAAAAAGCTCAGTCAGAACTGTTTGACCTCTATGAGCGCGGCGATATCTCCTCAGAGGACTTCCGCGAAGGGCTCCGGAAAGACTTCGGCATCACCGCCACCGACGCTCAGATTGACGAGGCCTGGAATGCCATGCTTCTGGATATTCCCGCAGAGCGGATTGAATTGCTGCGGGCTTTGAGCAAGCACTACCGGTTGTTTTTGCTCAGTAACACCAATGCCATTCACATGCTGGCCTTTAATGAGATTGTGGCCACCAGTTTCCATATCCCCAGCCTAGACAGCCTCTTTGAGAAAGCCTATTATTCCCATTTGGTGGGCAAGCGCAAGCCAGACAGTGCCGTGTTTGAACATATTCTGGAAGAGAACGGCCTGAACCGCGAAGAGACTTTGTTCATTGATGACAGCATCCAGCACATTGTGGGGGCCAGGGAGGTAGGCTTGCAGACCCTGCACCTGGCGCCGCCGCTTACTATCAACCAGGCGCTCAAAGAGGCGCTGCCGGCCAATGAAGCCTAG
- a CDS encoding CheR family methyltransferase, producing MGLFYRVWGADGTEGIKAIKHAGGLIIVRDPENSEFSSMPANAIASGMVDFILEPAQMPGIIEDYTQQEAGILADNTDNMKNLNSIVALIKANSPMDFSDYKQTTLLRRTQRRAAYNNFTNLGNYLEFLKTNHPEIENLAQDFLISVTAFFRDKEAFDFIQRKIIPDLLAKLAPGEELRMWVAGCATGEEAYSLAILVCEQLTDAYKDIVVKIFATDIDASALKEAGVGIYPADISKDISKERLEKHFIKEENQYRVKPDIRKMVIFAHHDLVKNPPYCNMHLISCRNLLIYLTPALQKKIYAMLLFGLKKDGYLFLGSSESPLPIIEDLEVIDKKSKIYRNLKNNRAVRFDAFSLPGQKQKAHIALPEDSSQSLLHHLPEAVNAALVSDLEYLAICIDEKHQVIKAYGDTSKFLLQKNFNSTLTELLPPPLAIAFNTLFANILKGDPKVSITGVKIKQQDTAVSVRMSVSRLDIKKDSQKLFLVTFKEDNLEAPASPEALVFDEKIYHDRYTLNLETEVKELKDKLRSIYLQLDASNENMQSFNEELLSANEEMQSTNEEMQSVNEELHTINADYQLKNRELLELNDDLNNYFRSNVNGQLFVNNDFLLMKFSPGTVKHINLVATDIGRPLSNISTNIKFETFIEDIKQVLEKGSLITKEIESNNGHWYQAMTMPYLQHPDNKISGAIITFSDITELKSTQLELDKKNKSLLRINADLDNFVYTASHDMLAPLNHIEGSIGLMNMLSIADPQLNEFLEIINLSIRKFKTLITDIATVAKLESDMVILENVDISEIIDNIEWSLEDKIKASGALIHRDLGVNHILFSKRNLRSIVYNLISNAIKFKSPQAPVIHVQTRQEGDTIILSVQDNGIGMTKRDQEQIFKKYGRINKDAEGQGIGLFLAKKIVDATGGNMMVDSELEQGSTFTIHFKAEPAAVTA from the coding sequence TTGGGGTTATTCTATCGGGTTTGGGGGGCAGATGGCACTGAAGGCATAAAAGCGATTAAGCATGCCGGTGGGCTGATCATTGTGCGTGACCCGGAGAACAGTGAGTTTAGCAGCATGCCTGCCAACGCCATTGCCAGCGGTATGGTAGACTTTATTCTGGAGCCTGCCCAAATGCCCGGAATTATAGAAGACTATACCCAACAAGAGGCAGGAATTCTAGCCGATAATACAGATAATATGAAAAATCTGAACTCCATTGTGGCTTTGATCAAGGCCAACTCGCCCATGGATTTTTCAGATTACAAGCAAACCACCTTACTAAGAAGAACGCAACGCCGGGCAGCCTATAATAATTTTACTAACCTGGGCAATTACCTAGAGTTCCTTAAAACAAACCACCCCGAAATAGAGAACCTGGCCCAGGATTTCCTCATCAGTGTCACCGCCTTTTTCCGGGATAAAGAGGCTTTTGATTTTATCCAAAGGAAAATCATTCCAGATTTATTGGCAAAGCTGGCTCCCGGTGAGGAGTTAAGAATGTGGGTAGCCGGTTGCGCTACCGGCGAGGAAGCCTACAGTCTGGCCATTCTTGTTTGCGAACAGCTAACCGATGCCTACAAAGACATTGTTGTAAAGATCTTTGCCACTGATATTGATGCCAGCGCTTTAAAAGAGGCGGGCGTGGGCATTTATCCAGCTGATATTTCTAAGGATATATCAAAGGAACGATTAGAAAAACATTTTATAAAAGAGGAGAACCAGTACCGGGTAAAACCTGATATCAGGAAAATGGTAATTTTTGCTCACCATGACCTGGTCAAGAACCCACCGTACTGCAACATGCATTTGATCAGTTGCCGCAACCTTTTAATTTACCTGACTCCCGCCCTACAGAAAAAGATATACGCCATGCTGCTGTTCGGGCTTAAAAAAGATGGCTACTTGTTTTTAGGTTCCAGCGAAAGCCCTTTACCCATTATAGAGGACCTGGAAGTCATTGATAAAAAATCTAAGATTTACAGGAACCTGAAAAATAACCGGGCCGTGCGCTTTGATGCCTTTTCATTGCCGGGCCAGAAACAGAAAGCTCACATTGCCTTGCCAGAGGATAGTTCACAAAGCCTACTGCACCACTTACCTGAAGCCGTAAACGCTGCCCTGGTAAGCGATTTAGAGTACCTGGCCATTTGCATTGATGAAAAACACCAGGTCATTAAAGCCTACGGTGACACCTCTAAATTTTTACTGCAGAAAAACTTCAACTCTACTTTAACTGAGCTTTTGCCGCCCCCGTTGGCCATAGCTTTTAATACCTTGTTTGCCAATATTTTGAAGGGTGACCCAAAAGTTTCCATCACGGGTGTCAAAATAAAGCAACAGGATACGGCAGTTAGTGTCCGTATGTCGGTGAGCCGTTTAGATATAAAGAAAGATTCGCAAAAACTATTCCTGGTAACCTTTAAAGAAGATAATCTGGAAGCACCGGCCAGCCCGGAGGCCCTGGTTTTTGATGAAAAAATATACCATGACCGGTATACCTTAAACCTGGAAACCGAAGTAAAGGAGCTCAAAGACAAGCTGCGGTCTATCTATCTGCAACTAGACGCGTCTAATGAGAATATGCAATCCTTTAATGAAGAGCTGCTCTCGGCTAATGAGGAAATGCAGAGCACCAATGAAGAGATGCAGTCGGTGAACGAGGAACTGCATACCATTAACGCAGATTATCAGCTGAAGAATAGAGAATTGCTGGAGTTGAATGATGACCTGAACAACTACTTCAGGAGCAATGTCAACGGGCAGTTATTTGTCAACAATGATTTTCTGTTAATGAAGTTTTCGCCGGGCACGGTCAAGCACATTAATCTTGTGGCCACCGATATTGGTCGGCCTTTAAGTAACATCTCTACCAATATAAAATTTGAAACCTTTATAGAGGATATTAAGCAGGTGTTGGAGAAAGGCAGCCTTATTACCAAGGAGATAGAATCAAATAATGGGCATTGGTACCAGGCCATGACCATGCCTTACTTACAGCATCCAGACAATAAAATCAGCGGCGCTATCATAACGTTCAGTGATATCACTGAATTAAAAAGCACCCAACTGGAGCTGGACAAAAAGAACAAAAGCCTGTTACGCATTAATGCTGACCTGGACAACTTTGTCTATACCGCCTCCCATGATATGTTAGCCCCCCTGAACCACATTGAAGGGAGCATCGGGTTAATGAACATGCTCTCCATCGCTGATCCCCAACTGAATGAGTTTCTGGAAATAATCAATTTATCTATCCGGAAATTTAAGACCCTGATCACCGATATTGCTACCGTTGCCAAACTGGAAAGCGATATGGTCATCCTGGAGAACGTTGATATTTCAGAAATCATAGATAACATTGAATGGAGTTTAGAAGATAAGATTAAGGCCTCTGGGGCGTTAATACACCGTGATTTGGGCGTAAACCATATCCTGTTCTCTAAAAGAAACCTGCGGAGTATTGTCTATAACCTTATTTCTAACGCGATTAAATTCAAAAGCCCTCAAGCCCCGGTCATTCATGTTCAAACCAGGCAGGAAGGCGATACCATCATTCTTTCAGTGCAGGATAACGGTATAGGAATGACGAAACGGGACCAGGAGCAGATATTCAAAAAATATGGCCGCATTAACAAGGACGCCGAAGGCCAAGGGATTGGTTTGTTCCTGGCAAAAAAGATAGTAGATGCTACGGGTGGAAATATGATGGTAGATAGCGAATTAGAACAGGGTAGCACGTTCACTATCCACTTTAAAGCGGAGCCTGCTGCTGTTACAGCGTAA
- a CDS encoding chemotaxis protein CheB produces MYTPVPHHVIAIGASAGGMEEINSFFDHTPLDGVAYIIIQHLSPDFKSHMVKLLARHSKLVVQEAENGMWVKSNEVYLIPHDKFMTIRGNKLYLSNKKNVPGPHLTINAFFNSLAADCGQKAIGVILSGLGGRWH; encoded by the coding sequence ATGTATACGCCAGTTCCGCATCATGTTATTGCTATTGGCGCTTCGGCCGGAGGCATGGAGGAAATAAATTCCTTTTTTGACCATACTCCTTTAGACGGGGTGGCTTACATCATCATCCAGCACCTGTCGCCAGATTTTAAAAGCCATATGGTAAAGTTGCTGGCGCGGCACAGCAAGCTGGTGGTGCAGGAAGCAGAAAACGGGATGTGGGTGAAAAGCAACGAAGTCTACCTGATTCCGCATGACAAATTCATGACCATTAGGGGGAATAAACTATATCTGTCAAATAAAAAGAATGTTCCCGGTCCCCACCTTACCATTAACGCCTTTTTTAATTCATTGGCCGCCGATTGCGGACAAAAAGCCATTGGGGTTATTCTATCGGGTTTGGGGGGCAGATGGCACTGA
- a CDS encoding chemotaxis protein CheB, with product MDTPKFVIVVGASAGGLSALSEFVGQLPANLDAAVFIVMHLSHTSISDFLTRHLKQHTTLPCALGSEGAPIQKGHIYIASPNLHLLVKKGKIILGHGPEENRWRPSIDVLFRSAAAAYSTRAIGVVLTGLLDDGTTGMLAIKRSGGTCIVQDPNEAEHPDMPLSVLNSMEVNYCISLADMGEILLAITQTDPEEIPAPEDVIIESEIAERVVVDYDNVKKIGEKSIYACPDCGGGLWSINDEGKAKSDRYRCHIGHSYSEKDLVIKQYEIFESTLWTALRIMEERRNLFLKMEKDHARKGLSTLAKSYHEKAEAIQVHVDKMKEVLYASQKSVN from the coding sequence ATGGATACCCCTAAATTTGTTATTGTCGTTGGTGCTTCAGCGGGTGGATTAAGTGCTTTGTCAGAATTTGTGGGGCAGTTACCCGCAAACCTGGATGCAGCGGTCTTTATTGTCATGCATTTATCCCACACCAGTATCAGTGATTTTTTAACAAGGCACCTGAAACAGCATACCACTTTGCCTTGTGCGTTAGGTAGTGAAGGCGCCCCCATTCAAAAAGGCCATATTTACATTGCCTCGCCCAACCTTCACTTACTGGTAAAAAAAGGAAAGATCATCTTGGGCCACGGGCCCGAAGAGAACCGGTGGCGCCCTTCTATTGACGTGTTATTCCGGTCAGCGGCGGCGGCGTATAGCACCCGGGCCATTGGAGTAGTGTTAACCGGTTTGCTAGACGACGGCACCACCGGCATGCTCGCCATTAAAAGAAGTGGTGGTACGTGTATTGTACAGGACCCCAATGAAGCCGAACACCCAGATATGCCCTTGTCTGTGCTGAACAGTATGGAAGTGAATTACTGTATTTCCTTAGCCGATATGGGCGAGATCCTGTTAGCCATTACCCAAACCGACCCCGAGGAAATACCTGCTCCCGAGGACGTGATCATAGAATCTGAAATTGCCGAACGGGTAGTGGTAGATTATGACAACGTCAAAAAAATAGGCGAGAAAAGCATTTATGCCTGCCCCGATTGCGGTGGAGGCCTCTGGAGTATTAACGACGAAGGCAAGGCCAAAAGTGACAGGTACCGTTGCCACATTGGTCATTCTTACTCTGAAAAAGATCTGGTGATTAAACAATATGAGATTTTTGAGTCTACCCTTTGGACCGCCCTGCGCATTATGGAAGAACGGCGCAACCTGTTTCTGAAGATGGAAAAAGACCACGCCCGGAAAGGACTATCTACCTTAGCCAAGAGCTACCATGAAAAAGCAGAAGCCATTCAGGTTCACGTAGATAAAATGAAGGAAGTACTGTATGCTTCCCAGAAATCTGTTAACTAA
- a CDS encoding porin: MKIFTTLVLLLAISPAFAQTDSTRQITLSGFLDAYYSYDFHNPALHERPAFLYNHNRHNEFNINLAFLKAAYATDKVRGNLALMSGTYAQYNLAVEHELLRHLFEANVGVRLLPRVWLDAGVFPSHIGAESAISRDNLTLSRSLGAENTPYYETGAKLTFAVSEKLSLTGLVLNGWQNIHEAEGNQNKALGTQITYKPSAKVTLNSSTFFGNEKPDNARQRRYFHNFYASLAPTTQWSLIASFDYGLEQKPYGERGYNRWWNPTLALKYQALPKLGIAARAEYYHDRHGVIIGTATANGFQTAGYSLNLDYAPAQQVLWRVEARLLDSKDAIFTKESGSATHKNTALSTSLSFSF, from the coding sequence ATGAAAATATTCACCACCTTAGTCCTGCTACTAGCCATCTCGCCGGCCTTCGCTCAAACTGACTCTACCCGGCAAATCACCCTAAGCGGTTTTTTAGATGCGTACTATTCCTATGACTTCCACAATCCGGCATTGCATGAACGGCCCGCTTTCCTTTACAACCACAACCGCCATAATGAGTTTAACATCAACCTGGCCTTCCTGAAGGCCGCCTATGCCACAGACAAGGTGCGCGGTAACTTAGCCCTCATGTCTGGCACTTATGCCCAATACAACCTGGCAGTTGAGCATGAATTGCTGCGGCACTTGTTTGAGGCCAATGTGGGAGTACGGCTGCTGCCCAGGGTTTGGCTGGACGCAGGGGTTTTCCCTTCTCATATTGGGGCAGAGTCTGCCATTTCCCGTGATAACCTGACCCTCTCCCGTTCGTTGGGCGCCGAGAACACGCCCTACTATGAGACCGGGGCTAAACTCACGTTTGCCGTCTCAGAAAAACTTTCGCTCACCGGGCTGGTACTCAATGGCTGGCAGAACATTCATGAGGCCGAAGGGAACCAGAACAAGGCGCTTGGTACGCAGATTACCTATAAACCTTCCGCTAAAGTGACCCTCAACTCCAGCACGTTTTTCGGGAATGAAAAGCCAGACAACGCCAGGCAGCGACGCTATTTCCATAATTTTTACGCCTCACTCGCGCCTACCACCCAATGGAGCCTCATAGCGTCTTTTGATTACGGTTTGGAGCAAAAGCCATACGGGGAAAGAGGCTACAACCGGTGGTGGAACCCAACCCTGGCCCTAAAATACCAGGCACTGCCTAAACTTGGGATAGCGGCCCGCGCCGAATACTACCATGACCGCCACGGCGTGATCATAGGCACGGCAACCGCCAATGGCTTTCAGACGGCGGGGTATTCCCTTAACCTAGACTATGCCCCCGCGCAGCAAGTGCTATGGCGCGTGGAAGCCAGGCTGCTGGACTCCAAAGATGCTATTTTCACCAAAGAAAGTGGGAGCGCCACCCACAAGAACACGGCCCTTTCCACGTCCCTCTCGTTTTCTTTCTAA
- a CDS encoding magnesium transporter CorA family protein gives MKKVLVSGGASAWQWIDLENPSEAELLAVAAEFGLHRTSVVDSLQPEHLPKYEAIGATAFMITRVFDSGADREADTIQELTNKVGIFYAEGYIITIHRGSSLLIQDIQEKYVATGLVNSTSELLLKLVKAIFKTYESPAHKLAEELDFYEAKTFLNQKMPPLIKGLYHLKRKATVCRRVLRLSEVVIDSMGQAGFQATAVQDLRDLYIHLQTQLEEVNEGTNNLINTYLSLSSQKTNEVMRVLTLFSAFFLPLTFIAGIYGMNFEFMPELRKTYGYPGALLAMGVVALAIYLWFRKKNWL, from the coding sequence ATGAAGAAAGTACTGGTATCCGGGGGAGCCTCCGCCTGGCAGTGGATAGACCTGGAGAACCCCTCAGAGGCCGAACTCCTGGCGGTGGCGGCTGAGTTCGGGCTGCACCGCACCTCCGTGGTGGATTCCCTCCAGCCAGAGCATTTACCTAAGTATGAGGCCATCGGGGCAACGGCCTTCATGATTACGCGGGTATTCGACAGCGGGGCCGACCGGGAGGCGGACACCATCCAGGAACTCACCAACAAGGTGGGCATCTTCTACGCCGAGGGCTATATCATCACCATCCACCGGGGCTCCTCCCTGCTGATCCAGGACATACAGGAGAAATACGTGGCCACCGGGCTCGTGAATTCCACCTCTGAGTTGCTGCTGAAGCTGGTCAAGGCCATCTTCAAAACCTATGAGTCCCCGGCCCATAAATTGGCCGAGGAACTGGACTTCTACGAGGCCAAAACCTTCCTGAACCAGAAGATGCCCCCGCTCATCAAGGGGCTCTACCACCTCAAGCGGAAGGCCACGGTGTGCCGCCGCGTGCTGCGCCTGTCCGAGGTGGTCATCGACAGCATGGGGCAGGCCGGCTTCCAGGCCACCGCCGTGCAGGACCTCAGGGATTTGTACATCCACCTGCAGACGCAGCTCGAGGAGGTGAACGAAGGCACCAACAACCTCATCAACACCTACCTCTCGCTCTCCTCCCAGAAAACCAACGAGGTGATGCGGGTGCTGACCCTTTTCTCCGCCTTCTTCCTGCCCCTCACCTTCATTGCCGGCATCTACGGGATGAACTTCGAGTTCATGCCCGAACTCAGGAAAACCTACGGGTACCCCGGCGCGCTGTTGGCCATGGGGGTGGTGGCCCTTGCCATCTACCTGTGGTTCCGGAAGAAGAACTGGCTGTAG